In Nicotiana tabacum cultivar K326 chromosome 17, ASM71507v2, whole genome shotgun sequence, one DNA window encodes the following:
- the LOC107780988 gene encoding 2-methylpropanoate--CoA ligase CCL4 codes for MDQLKPRPPNSSPLTPLTFLERAATIYADCPSVVYNNITHTWSQTHTRCLKVASSIASLGINRGDVVSVVAPNVPAMYELHFAAPMAGAVLNTINIRLDARTISILLYHSESKLIFVDCQSKSLVLEALSLFPPKSNRPLLVLIEDDEFPTPQTSEFISTYEKLVEKGDSGFNWVRPKSEFDPIVMNYTSGTTSAPKGVVHSHRGLFIISLDSLQQWLVPKQPVYLWTLPMFHANGWSYPWGMAVVGGTNICLRKFDAKIIYDSIEKHNVTQICAAPVVLNMLSNSPDSKPLKNPVYIMTAGSPPPASVLFRTESLGFVVHHGYGLTETGGLVISCTWKNHWNKLPAAERARLKSRQGVRTIGMTEVDVVDPESGVSVKRDGTTLGEIVLKGCCVMLGYLKDPEGTLKCMKDDGWFYTGDVAVMHPDGYLEIKDRSKDVIISGGENLSSVEVESVLYAHPAINEAAVVARPDEFWGETPCAFVSLKGKEKASEKDIIEFCRAKLPHYMVPKTVIFKEELPKTSTGKIQKFVLRDIAKGTGKRMSRM; via the coding sequence ATGGATCAGCTAAAGCCAAGACCACCAAATTCAAGTCCTCTTACTCCTCTTACCTTCTTAGAAAGAGCTGCCACCATCTATGCCGATTGCCCTTCCGTTGTTTACAACAATATTACTCACACCTGGTCCCAAACCCATACCCGTTGTCTGAAAGTTGCTTCCTCAATTGCCTCTCTTGGTATCAATAGAGGTGATGTCGTGTCAGTTGTCGCCCCTAACGTACCTGCCATGTACGAGCTGCATTTTGCAGCTCCGATGGCGGGTGCTGTCCTTAACACCATCAATATCCGTCTCGATGCTCGCACTATCTCTATCCTCCTCTATCACAGCGAATCGAAACTTATATTTGTCGATTGTCAATCAAAATCGCTAGTTCTTGAAGCGTTATCCTTGTTTCCGCCGAAATCCAACCGTCCACTGCTAGTTCTCATCGAAGATGACGAATTCCCAACTCCACAAACCAGTGAATTCATCAGCACGTATGAGAAATTAGTGGAAAAGGGGGATTCGGGTTTCAATTGGGTTCGACCCAAAAGTGAATTTGATCCAATTGTGATGAATTACACCTCTGGTACAACCTCTGCCCCAAAAGGTGTGGTTCATAGCCACAGGGGACTTTTCATTATTTCATTGGACTCTTTACAACAATGGCTTGTTCCAAAACAGCCCGTTTATTTATGGACACTTCCTATGTTTCATGCTAACGGCTGGAGCTATCCTTGGGGCATGGCCGTAGTTGGTGGAACTAATATCTGTTTGAGAAAATTCGACGCCAAAATCATTTACGACTCCATCGAAAAACACAACGTTACTCAAATTTGTGCTGCTCCTGTGGTACTCAACATGTTGTCAAATTCCCCTGATAGCAAGCCTTTAAAAAACCCTGTTTATATTATGACTGCAGGATCTCCACCCCCTGCATCTGTCCTGTTTCGAACAGAGTCGTTAGGATTTGTAGTGCACCACGGATATGGGCTAACAGAAACTGGTGGGCTAGTAATTTCTTGTACGTGGAAAAATCACTGGAATAAATTGCCTGCAGCGGAAAGAGCGAGGTTGAAATCAAGACAAGGTGTGAGGACTATAGGGATGACTGAAGTGGACGTTGTGGATCCAGAATCTGGAGTCAGTGTAAAACGCGATGGTACGACGTTAGGTGAAATTGTCCTAAAGGGTTGCTGTGTTATGTTAGGGTACCTTAAAGACCCCGAGGGAACAttaaaatgtatgaaagatgatGGTTGGTTTTACACGGGGGATGTTGCGGTTATGCACCCTGATGGGTACTTGGAAATTAAGGACAGGTCAAAGGATGTGATTATAAGTGGTGGTGAGAATTTGAGCAGTGTCGAAGTAGAGTCAGTGTTGTACGCACATCCAGCAATTAATGAGGCAGCGGTTGTGGCACGACCAGATGAATTTTGGGGTGAGACTCCGTGTGCATTTGTTAGcttgaaaggaaaagaaaaggcaagtgagAAGGATATTATAGAGTTTTGTAGAGCCAAATTGCCACATTATATGGTGCCAAAGACTGTGATTTTCAAAGAAGAGCTGCCAAAGACTTCAACTGGGAAAATTCAGAAGTTTGTGCTGAGAGATATAGCTAAAGGTACGGGGAAAAGGATGAGCAGAATGTAG